The genomic stretch TGGACGACGGCGGGAGCGAGGTAGAGCCCGAGGTCGTCGACCGGCAATAAGGGAACACCAAGCCGCATCACAAGAGCCAGGATCAAAGCGTAAAGCGGCAGAAACACGAGCAAGCTGTCGCGGTAGACGATCCGAACGTCCTTGCGCAGGAGTGCGGCGACAGCTCTCATGCAGCCTCGGCCCCTTCGAACAAACGCGCGTGAAAAACACGCTCGGCCCAGAGAAAGGCTGCCGTTCCGAACACCAGGAGCTCGAGGAGACGGAGCACGTAGGGGGCCGCCTCGGGAGTCGTCCGGGCGAGATTCTCGAACGAGAAAAGGGCGGCGTCCCAGGGAAGCCAAACAAAGGTGTAGCGCGGAGTCAGGTCGAAAAACGACAGGAACGGGAGCGAGAAGATCGTGACAACCGGGATCGAGCCCATGAGAAAGCGGGTGAACTCCGCGTGGCGAGACGCGAGAATCAGGCCGACGGCGCCGGCGAGCCAAGCGGTCACGAACAACGGCAGGACCAGCAGGAGCGTGCGGACATCCAGTCCCAGGATGCCGGCGTGCACCAAAAGCCCCGCGGGCGTCGCCACGATCGCGGACGAGAGAATCATGGCCGCCACGTGCTCGCGATGCGTCAACGGCGTCACGATCAAGGCTGCGGCACTTCCTTCGATGCGCTCGAGGTAGCGCAGGGCTGCCACCATGAACACACTCATCGTTCCGTACTCCCCCAGAAGCGCCACGGGAACGGCGAAGGCACGCCATGATTCGGGAAGGAGCCCTCGCACGGCGATGACTGTCGCCAGGGTGACGCCGAGATAAACGTGAAGGAAGCCGGCCCGCCTCTGGACGGTGAGGAGCAGGCGCGTAGCGTTCAGTAGGCGCATCAGTCGAGGCTCCTGCCCGTCAGCTTCAGGAAGACGTTTTCCAGAGAGGGCTCGAGAGTGTGGATCGTCTCAATCGGATGACGATCGACGACTGAGAGAAACTCCTTCTTCTCCCGTTCATCCGAAAGGCGAAAATCCCGCCTCTGTGCCTCGTTTCCCACTCGATATTCGACGCGGACGAGCTTTTGTGCGTGGCGCAGCTTGAGATCCCGCGGAGAATCGAGTGCCACGATCCGACCGTCGACGAGAAAAGCCACGCGGTCGCATAGCTCATCGGCCACGGTCATATCGTGCGTCGTCAAGAAAATCGTCGTTCCCGCTTCCGCCCGCTCGCGGATGAGCTTGCGGATGAGCACCGCGTGCTGCGGGTCCTGACCCGTGGTGGGCTCGTCGAGAAACCAGAGCCGCGGACGATTGAGAAGGGATCGCGCGAGAACCAAACGCATTCTCATCCCCTTCGAATAGTGGCCCACGGTTCGCGGGTCGCCCACCGGCAAGTCGAGCCGTCTCAGCACGTCCCGAGGGTCTTCCGTGGGCCCATCGAAGAAGCGGCGATAAAAATCAAGGTTCTCTTCGGCGGTGAGCTTCCCGTAGAGGTTGGGAAACTCGAAACAAACACCGACCCAGTTGTAATAGGTGTTGTCGTGCTCCCGAAGGTCCCGGCCGAAGACTTCGACCACCCCCTGATAGCCGGTTAGGATTCGGGTAAGGAGTTTCTGCGTCGTACTCTTGCCCGAGCCATTCGGCCCAAGAAAACCGAAGACCTCGCCCTTTTCGATCTCGAAGCTCAGACCTCGAAGAACTGGCGTCTTGCCGCCAGGATAAGTGTATTGGAGGGCGTTCGCCGACAGGGCTCGCGACACCGCCGACTATAGCATTTCCACGAGAGTCACCTCGGAAGCGAACAACCTGTTGCGTCGGGGGGGGACGACCGCTAGAATCGTTCGCGTCGCTTCGCTCGCCGCGGCGTTTTGTGCGTGACGGGCAAGGGCAGGTCCTCAGAAAGGTATCCAACTTTGGGCAAGAGCCTCGCTCGGCTCGGAGTCGACGTAAGGCCGGAGGAGAGGCGTCTCACAATCCTTCTCGCCGGGAGCCTCTTCCTCGTAATCGCTTTCCAGTACATCGCCAAGTCCATTCGGCAAGCGACGTTCGTGGATACCTACGGTGCGACGAGCCTTCCATGGGTCTATCTCCTCGTAGCCGTTTGCTCCTACCCGGTGCTCGAGCTCTATGTGCGCTCTACCGGCCGGCTGTCTCGGCAAACGCTCATCGCTTTGACCCAGATCGCGGTCGCGCTGACAACCGCCGTGTTCTGGTGGCTGTACGGGCAGGCCTTCTCGTGGGTTCCCGTCCTGTTCTACGTCTGGGCGGCGATCGTTTTCGTCGTGCTCGTCAGCCAGTTCTGGTCCTTTGCGACCGACGTTCTCGATGCCCGTCAGGCCAAACGACTGTTCGGGCTCGTCGGTGCCGGGGGCCTTCTCGGGGGTATCGCCGGAGGACAAATCGCGCGGCTCGCGACCGGATTCGTCGGAACGCGCAACACGCTTCTGGTCGCCGCGGCCCTCATGGTGACGGGCGCCGTCATCGCCTTTCGATTCCCCCGCCAGGGCGCCTTTTCCGACCATCCGGAATCACCGGCATCGCACCGCCAGAAGACAGACTTGTCCCGAGGCGGCCTGGCGGTGCTCTTGCGCTCGCCGCACCTGCGGCTCATCAGTCTCATCCTGCTCCTGAGTGTGGTCGTGGCCCAAATCGTGGATCTCCAGTTCAACTGGGCCGTCGAACAGTCGACCTTTTCGCTGGGCGACCGCACCGCCCGGTTCGGCAACTTCCTCAGCGTCGTGAGCCTGCTCGCGCTCGTCGTTCAGGTCTTTTTCACTTCGAGAGTCCACTCCCTCCTCGGAGTCGGCGTTGCGATGCGGATTCTCCCGGCGACCATCGCGGCCGGCACTCTCGTGATGCTCTTCTGCGCTGGATTTGCTCCGGAGCTGATCATCGCCGCGGTGTTGGCGCTCAAAGTGGGCGAGGGAGGAGTCCGCTACTCGATCGACCAGGCGACACGCGAGCTCCTTTTCTTTCCCGTACCCTCCGCCATTCGGATGAAAGCCAAGGGTTACATCGACGTCGTCCTACTCCGGAGCGCGGAAGGTGTGGCGGCACTCATCCTGCTGCCGGTGAGCTTCGGCCTCATCGATCCGGTGCAAACGGGTTTCATATCGCTCGTCCTCGTGGGACTCTGGCTCGTCGTGGCCGGAGCCACCTACCGAACCTATGTGGGCTCGTTTCGAGACAGCCTTAAGGATCGCACGCTCGACGACGTCGTCTCCATCAACCTCGCCGACGTCCGCACGGTCGAGTTGCTCGTCCATTCGCTCGGAAGCGCGGATACACGGCAGGTGCTCCACAGCCTCGACATCCTGGACAAGAACGGCCGGGGTCACCTCGTACCCCCACTCCTGCTCTATCACGACGATGCCGAGGTGCGAAGGCGGACCCTGCAAGTGCTCGCCGCGGCCGACCGCCGCGATGCCTCGTCCCTGGTCGAGCGCCGCCTCGGCGACGACAACCCCGAGGTGCGCGCCGAAGCGATCCGGGTGTTGACCGAGTTCAACGTGGTCGACTCCTGTGCGCTCATGTTACCCCGCCTCAAGGAGGTCGACCCCAAGGTGCGGGCGGCGGCGGTCGTGTGTCTCATCAACCACGGCGGCGAGTCCATGAAGGACCAGGCGCGTTTGGCGCTCCGTGACATGCTCCTCGATGCGAGACCGGAGAGCCGAGCCGAAGCCGTCAAGGCGATCGGAGCCATCCAAGGAACGGAGTTCGTCTCGTCGATGCTGCAGGGCCTCGAAGATCCCGACCCCGGGGTTGCCCGGGAGGCGCTTCACGCCGTGCGTCGCGTGATCGAGCGAGACGGCTTCAATCCGTTGTACCTCCCGCGGCTCGTCTCGCTGCTTTCGGACCGTCGCCTCAAGCTCGATGCTCGAGAGGCCCTGGTGAGCTTCGGAGACGACGCCATTCCCATACTGGCTCATTTCCTCGGCGACCGCGAGGAGTCGATCTTCGTACGCCGGGCATTGCCCAAGACCCTGGCGCGGATC from Vicinamibacteria bacterium encodes the following:
- a CDS encoding Npt1/Npt2 family nucleotide transporter → MGKSLARLGVDVRPEERRLTILLAGSLFLVIAFQYIAKSIRQATFVDTYGATSLPWVYLLVAVCSYPVLELYVRSTGRLSRQTLIALTQIAVALTTAVFWWLYGQAFSWVPVLFYVWAAIVFVVLVSQFWSFATDVLDARQAKRLFGLVGAGGLLGGIAGGQIARLATGFVGTRNTLLVAAALMVTGAVIAFRFPRQGAFSDHPESPASHRQKTDLSRGGLAVLLRSPHLRLISLILLLSVVVAQIVDLQFNWAVEQSTFSLGDRTARFGNFLSVVSLLALVVQVFFTSRVHSLLGVGVAMRILPATIAAGTLVMLFCAGFAPELIIAAVLALKVGEGGVRYSIDQATRELLFFPVPSAIRMKAKGYIDVVLLRSAEGVAALILLPVSFGLIDPVQTGFISLVLVGLWLVVAGATYRTYVGSFRDSLKDRTLDDVVSINLADVRTVELLVHSLGSADTRQVLHSLDILDKNGRGHLVPPLLLYHDDAEVRRRTLQVLAAADRRDASSLVERRLGDDNPEVRAEAIRVLTEFNVVDSCALMLPRLKEVDPKVRAAAVVCLINHGGESMKDQARLALRDMLLDARPESRAEAVKAIGAIQGTEFVSSMLQGLEDPDPGVAREALHAVRRVIERDGFNPLYLPRLVSLLSDRRLKLDAREALVSFGDDAIPILAHFLGDREESIFVRRALPKTLARIGGSQAARALVSSLTEAEDGFLRAQIIEALAIVRDEVHRSGASAQLEEAVETETRRYLGRLVELVTIGRLTRAQLDGPLARCDWRGQNLLAQMLAERMEEHLENLFGLLALLYQPQDVWAAYRSLLSDVRRLRTNSLEYLENTLSGPLRHNVFAVIGDLPIEQKLRMAARDFGIDVAPLADTLRRLLDEGQNGDADARALSVAALYAVHVEELSDLHPWVTELLTSTRDPLVRETASWVAGHLEQASPHPPSRYGG
- a CDS encoding ABC transporter ATP-binding protein; translation: MSRALSANALQYTYPGGKTPVLRGLSFEIEKGEVFGFLGPNGSGKSTTQKLLTRILTGYQGVVEVFGRDLREHDNTYYNWVGVCFEFPNLYGKLTAEENLDFYRRFFDGPTEDPRDVLRRLDLPVGDPRTVGHYSKGMRMRLVLARSLLNRPRLWFLDEPTTGQDPQHAVLIRKLIRERAEAGTTIFLTTHDMTVADELCDRVAFLVDGRIVALDSPRDLKLRHAQKLVRVEYRVGNEAQRRDFRLSDEREKKEFLSVVDRHPIETIHTLEPSLENVFLKLTGRSLD